CCAGCGACATCAACCCCAGCTATCAGTCCGGCGAGCTGCACCGCACCCTCACCAACAACCTCGTCGAGACAGAAAATCAGCGGCGCGGCCTACGAGAGCAGGTCACCGCCCTGCGCGAGTCCCAGGTACAGTATCAGCAGCGCGCCAACGTCCTGCCCCAGCTCGAGCAGCGACAGCGCGACCTAGAGCGACAGCTGGCCACCTACCAGTCCACCTACGACATCCTGTCGCGCAACCTCCAGCAGGTTCAGATCATCGAGAACCAAAACGTTGGTAACGCGCGCATCGTCAGCTCAGCCTCCTTTCCCAGCAAGCCCGTCGGCCCCAACAAAAAAGTGGTGCTCATGGGCGGCATGGTCGTGGGCGGCATGCTTTACCTGATCGTGGCGTTTGTTTTCGAGCTGATCGATCCGACGGTCAAAACAGCCAAGGAAATTCGCAATCTGTACCAGTACACGCTGCTGGGCATGATTCCTCGCTCCAAGAAAAAGCGGTGGTGGTTCGGCTCCGGCAGCAACACCAGCGTCCCCAAGGTGGTCGTCCAGGAAGCGCCCCACTCGATCATCAGCGAAAACTATCGGATGCTCCAGGCCAACCTGCGCTTTTTGAGCCCCGATCGCGAGCTGAAAGTGATCGTGGTGACCAGTCCCGTCCCCCAGGAAGGCAAGTCTACGGTGTCGGCCAACCTCGCGGCGGCCATGGCCCAGCTGGGTCGGCGGGTGCTGCTGGTGGACGCGGACATGCGCCATCCTATGCAGCATCACGTCTGGCACCTCACCAACTTGGCGGGCCTGAGCAACGTGATCATGAAGCAAACGGACCTCTCCGAGGCCGTCAACCCCGTGATGGACAATCTGGACGTGCTGACCTGCGGCGCGATTCCGCCCAATCCCCTGGCGCTGCTGGACTCCCAGCGGATGCAGTCCCTGGTTCAGGAGTTTGGGCAGCAGTATGACTTTGTCATCATTGACACACCGCCGATGGTTTTGATGGCGGATGCCCTCAGCCTGGCCAAGATGACCGACGGGATTTTGCTGGTGTCGCGGCCGGGGGTGATCGACACGGTGACCGCGCGGGCTGCTAAGGAGCTCCTCAATCAGTCCGGGCAGCCTGTCTTGGGCCTGGTGATCAATGGGGTCATGCTCGACAACGAGCCAGACAACTATCTGCACCACGCGCAGTTCTACAGCGGCTATGACGAGTCAGCAGCCACGCCAACTTCGACGATGGTGCCGCGCTAGATGCAGTCAGTTTTGCTTTGCCGGTCCCCCAAGGGGAGTGCTATTGCTATGTCTCAAAAGGTTTTTTGCGGGGCGATCGCAGGCGTCGCCCTGATGTCCAGTGTGCTAGTGGCCCCTGCAGGGCGATCGCAGTCTAGCCTGCCGCCCCTGGCCCCTGACCCGACCACCGGTCCGATGCCGAGCCCCAGTCCGGCGCCTCGTCTCGAGCCCAGTCCTAGACCATCAGAAGGGCGATCGCCCGCTGAGGTGACGCCTTTTCCCTCCGAACCCCTTCCCCGCCGCCTGAGCGCCCCGGCGGCCAGTCCCTCTCCTATCCCTGACACCAGCGCGGTCAACCAGCTGACGGGCCTCAGCTCCGGCTATCTGCTTGGCCCCGGCGATCAGGTCGATCTCAATGTGTACGAGTATCCCGAGTTCACGGGACCGCGCGTCGTGTTGCCCGACGGCACGATTGCGCTGCCGCTGGTCGGCAGCGTCATGGCCGCCAACCGCACGCCGGACGAGCTAGCTCAGGATCTGACTCAGAAGCTCAGCGCCTGGCTGGTCAACCCGGTGGTGAGTATTGGCTTGACGCGCCTGCGCCCGGTGCGGATCAATGTCTCGGGCGAGGTGCAGCGGCCCGGACCGGTGCAGCTGCGCAGCCCGACGGATTTTGAGAACAGCACCGTCATTTCTGAGCTGCCGACGGTGGGTCTGGCGCTGCTCCAGGCAGGGGGTGTGACCCGAGAGGCCGACCTGCGGAGCATCACGGTGCAGCGCATCTTGCCCGGAGGCCGGGTGAGCGCCGTCAACGTGAATCTGTGGGAGGCACTGATCTCGGAGGAAGCGCCTTCTAACTTGATTTTGCAGGACGGGGACTCGGTGTATGTGCCGACGCTGGCGGAGGGCGATCCCCTCGATCGCCGCCTGATCGCGCGATCGAGCATCGCGCCGGAGCGGGTGCGGGTGCGAGTGGTGGGAGAGGTGAAGCAGCCCGGAGAGGTGCTGGTGCCGCCCAATAGCTCCATTTCTGGGGCGATCGCCATTGCAGGCGGCCCCACGGACAAGGGTTCTCTAAAACACGTTCGCTTTGTGCGCATGGAGGACAATGGCCGGATCAGTGAACAGGAACTCGACCTGCGGCAGCTGAACGACACCTACCAAATCCAGGACGGGGACGTGGTGTATGTGGCCAAGAAGGACGGCTTCCGAGCGCTGGATGTGGTCGGTCCCCTGGTCTCCCCCCTCAACTTTTTGCTCAATCTGCTGCGAGGTTCCTAATCCGGGATTTCTCGGCTAAAAACAGGATCAGGCAATAATTTTATACAGAGGCATACGCACATATGGCTGAAGATCGCCCGTTAGGGCTCCCGGCGATCGCCACTAGAGGAGGGCACCCCCGATGAGCTTGCGGTCCCAGGTGATGCGCGGTGGCGTCTACCTCGCCCTGCGCCAAGGACTCGGCATGGTGATCAGCCTAGGGGGCGTTTTGCTCCTCACTCGCACCATCGGTCCCGACCAATACGGCATTTACACGGCGGTTTACAGCCTCTTTTGGTACCTCCAGACCATCAGCCAGCTAGGCATCAGCGTCTACCTAGTCCGGCGCGAAGGCCAAGAAGAGCAAAAATTTATCTACGACCAGGGCTTCACTTTGCTCCTGCTGATGGCCCTCAGCGCCGTGGCGATCGCCTTTGTCGGGTTGCCCTGGATCGGCCAGTGGGTCCGCCTAGAGTCCTTCCAGCCCGTGGCGCGCACCATGCTCTTCACCCTGCCCCTGGTGCTGGTGGGCCAAGTCGGCATGGCCCAGCTCGAGCGAAAGCTGGACTATCGCCGAGTGGCCCTGATCGAGCTCGCCAACCAGCTGATGTTTTATCTGGTGGGCCTGGGCTGCGCCTTCCAGGGGATGGGCGTGTGGGCTCCGGTGGCAGGCTGGTGGGCGCAGCAGGCCCAGTCGGTGATCTTGCTGCTGTGGGCGGCTCGCTACCGCCCCCAATTTCACTGGGATCCCAAGCTGATTCGGGAAATGCTGGGCTACAGCGTCGGCTTTTCGGCCTCCTACTGGATTTGGCAGGCCCGAGTCCTAGTCAACCCGCTGATCGTCGGTCGCTACGCGGGGGCCGATGCCGTCGGCTACATTGCGCTGGCGATCCGGATGGTCGAGGTGCTGGGCTTTGTCAAAGGGGTCACTTGGCGCATCTCCATTGCGGCTTTGGCCCGCCTCCAGGATGACACCGAGCGCCTGCGCAAGGCCGTCAATGAAGGCATGGGGCTGCAAATTTTGGCCATCGGGCCGCTGCTGGTGGTGCTGGCGATCGCCCTTCCCTATCTGCTGCCGGTCATGTTTGGCCCGGAATGGCTGCCCGTCTTGAGCGTTTTCCCCTTCATTGCCCTCAGCTCCCTCAGCAACTCCCTGTTCAACATGCACTCCTCGGTGCTGTACGTGCTCAAGCACAACTGGCACGTGAGCCTCTTCCACCTGGCCAATATCGTCCTGTTTGGCGGCGCGGCTGCCGTGCTGGTGCCGCGCTTGGGCCTGGTGGGCTATGGCTGGGCCGAGATGGTGACATTGCTGAGCTATTGCGTCATTCACTATTCCCTGAGCAAGGCCGTGGGCAGCCCTGACTACCGCCTCGCCGGCGTGTGGTGGGCCGGGCTCAGCCTAGGGCTCTTTGTCTATCAGCTGGGCTGGTGGACCCTGATCGCCGTCGGCGCGATCGCCCTTCTCCCCCAAACCCATCGCCAAATCAAAGCCTACATTCACAGCCTGAGGAGCAGCAAAGCGTGACTCCCCCTCTCGTCAGCATCCTGATCAACAACTATAACTACGGGAATTTTTTGGCCGAGGCCATCGAGAGCGCCCTTGCCCAGACCTATCCCCACACTGAAGTCATCGTGGTAGACGACGGCTCCACCGACAACTCCCATGAGGTCCTAGCGGAGTACCGCGATCGCATCCAGGCCATCTTGAAGCCCAACGGCGGCCAAGCCTCCGCCTTCAACGCGGGCTTTGAGGCCAGTCGCGGCGACCTGGTGTGCTTTCTAGATGCCGACGATCTGTTTCAGCCCACCAAAGCCGCCGCGATCGCCCAGATCTTCACCGATCACCCCGAAGCGGAGTGGTGCTTTCATCCCCTTAGCTTCCAGGGCGCCAACCTCGCCAGCGCCACCGCCACCGCCAAAACCGGCCTCGCTGGCGTCTATGATCTGCGAGAACCCATGAGTCGCGGCAAACTGCGCGGCTACCTGCCCATTCCCGGCACCGCCACCTCCGGCATGGCTTTGCGGCGATCGCTCTTGGCGCGCATCCTGCCCATGCCCGAAGAGATCAACATCACCAGCGATGACTACATCAAGTACATCGCCCTCGGCATCACCCCCGGCTACGTCAGCCTCGACGAGCTCGCCATCCAGCGCATCCACGGCAACAACGCCTACACCTTTCGCGCTGACAAGCGTCCCCTGCGCGCTCGCATTCACATTCTGACCGCCTTCTGGATCAAGACTCACTTTCCCGAGCTGACCACCTTCGCCAATGGCCTCTTCGCCTCGGGCCTCAGCATGGCCTGGGGCCGCAAAGATCTCGACCCGGGCGTCACCCCTATCATCGACAAATACCTCGATGCCGCCAGCCTCAGCGAAGAAGCCAAAATCTACCTGCGCGCCCTCTACTACCGACTCAAGCGGTAACTGCCATGCTGGCCTACTTTGAGAAACGATTTGCCATCTTCGGGCTGATCTTCCTCAGCGACGTCATCGGCGTCTATAGTCTCTTTGTCGATCCTGACCCCGCTGCCGACAGCGGCGGAGCCTACAACCCCCTGTACCCGGTCTTGTCTTTGATCCAGTACAGCGTGTACGGCATCACCTTCTTTTTGCTGGTCGCGAGGCCCCACGGCTCAGTTCGCACGGTGCTTCGCGACCCGCTGGTTTGGTGCTTGACCCTGCTGGCCCCGCTGTCCTTCCTCTGGTCTGATGTCGGCACCGACTCCCTGCGCAAGGGGGTCACCCTTTTCCAGACCAGCACCTTTGGCCTCTACTTGGCCACCCGGTTTACGCCCCGCGAGCAAATCCGGCTGCTGACCTGGGCCTTGGGACTGATTGCGCTTTTCTCATTGCTGTTCACCCTGGCAAAACCGGGCTCGGCCATTGAGGCGGGCGCCAATGCTGGCTCCTGGCGAGGCCCCTTTGTGCAAAAAAATATCTTTGCGCGGGTAGAAGTGCTCTCCGCCGCAGTCTTTTTGGTCGAAATCATGCTGGCTCAGCATCCGTCGCGCTGGATTTGGGGCGGGTTTTGGCTCTCGCTGCTGCTGGTCTTCCTCACCGGCTCCAAAACAGCCCTGCTGGTCTTCATTGCGCTCCTGATTCTGGTTCCCCTTTACCGAGCCCTGCGCTGGAATACAACCATTGTGATTCCCATCATCATCACGGTGCTGCTAATCATGGGCAGCCTCACAACGGTGGTCGTCGGCAACTGGGAGGGACTCTTGCTGGGGCTAGGAAAGGACCCGACCCTCAGCGGCCGCACTCACCTGTGGGAAATCGCCCTGGAGAAGATCGCCAACCGGCCCTGGCTAGGCTATGGCTATATGGGGTTCTGGCAGTCTCGGGGCGAGGCGTTTGATATCTGGAAGGCGGTGGGCTATCGGCCTCCCCATGCCCACAACGGCTATATCAATATGGCCCTCGATTTTGGCTATGTGGGCTTTGGGCTGTTTGCCATGAGCATTATCGTCAATTTTCGCCGCGGCATCGAGTGGGTGCGCTCGGGCACAACGGCTACAGAGATCTGGCCGATTCTCTACGTGACCTTCTTTTTTCTCTACAACTACAGCGAAAGCACAATCGTGCAGCATAATTCGCTTTTTTGGGCACTGTATGTGGCAGCAGGGCTGACGATGCGGCGGGTGTCGCGTCATCGAATGGCTGAGGCTCCGCCGCCGCCGGTCGTGAGGCGATCGCCGGTTTCTCAGGAGAGCCAGTTCAACCCTGAAGCATAGAACACCGGTGGGGGGAGGCCCATGGCAAAGTTTGCGTTTTTCTTGATGGATCTGCGGGGTGGCGGCGCGGAGCGGGTGATGCTGAATCTGGCCCGGGGCTTCGGCGATCGCGGCCATGAGGTCCATCTGGTCTTGGTGCGGGCGGAGGGGCCGTATCTGAGCCAGGTCCCGCCCCAGGTGAAGGTGGTGCGCCTGGAGGCCCGGCGGCTGCTGCTGAGCGTGTTCGCCCTGGCCAACTATCTGCGGCGGGAGCGGCCAGCGGCGCTGATCTCGGCCCTGGAGGACACCAATATCATCGCCCTATGGGCTCAGCGGCTGGCGCGGGTGCGCACCGAGGTGGTGGTGACAGTCCACAACACGCTGTCTCGGGAGGCGCGCAGCTCGACCCAGCTGAAGCGACGGCTGGCCCCGACCCTGGCTCGCTGGTTCTATCCCTGGGCCAAGGCGGTGGTGGGGGTCTCCGAAGGGGTGGCCGCGGACCTGCGCCAGATGGGCCTCCGGCGGGCGATCGCCATCTACAATCCCATCGTGACCCCGGAGGTGCTAGAGCAAGTCCACGCGCCCCTGGATCATCCGTGGTTTGGGGCGGGGGAGCCACCGGTGATCCTGGCGGTGGGCCGCCTGGAGGCCCAAAAGGACTTCGATACGCTGGTGCGGGCCTTTGCGCAGGTGCACCCGCAGCGGCCCTGTCGGCTGATGATCCTGGGCGAGGGAGACGAGCGATCGCGCCTGGAGGCCCTAATTGCGCAGCTGGGCCTGACCGAGGCCGTCGCCCTGCCCGGCTTTGTCGAGAACCCCTACATCTACATGCGAGACGCTGGGGTGCTGGTCCTGTCTTCGGCCTGGGAAGGCTTTGGCAATGTGCTGGTGGAGGCAATGGTGGCGGGCACGCCGGTGGTCTCCACGGACTGCGAGAGCGGCCCGGCGGAGATTTTGGCGGGGGGAGAGTATGGCCGACTGGTGCCGGTGGGCGACGCGGACGCCATGGCCCAGGCGATCGCCCTCACCCTGGCCACGCCTGACCCGCCCGAGCGCCTGAAGGCCCACGCCATGACCTTTTCTCTCGATCGCGCCGTGACGGAATATCTGAGAATTTTCGGAGAGTCTTCGGTGTGATTTTACGCTAGGATGTGGGCGATTTTACGGATTGTCCCTCCTCGGCCCCGAGCTGCTTTTATTGCTGCAACTATCTATGAACAGCCCCGTAAAAATTCAGAGCCCCGCTGAGATCTGGCACGCCTGGCAGGCAGACCTCGATCGCTACGTCTACATAGCCGGGGGCAAATATCCCCCGCTGCTGATCGTGCTCACCGACCAGGGCATGTGGATGAGCACCCAGTACCGCTTCAGCTACTGGGTCCATCACCATCTCAAGGTGCCGGTGGTGCGGCCTTTGATGAAAGTTTTCTGTGCGATCTGGCAAAAGGTGATTGAGATTGTCACCTCCAGCGAAATGCCTAACCGAGCGGCCATCGGCGGCGGGCTGCTGATCTCCCACGGTCACGGTATCTTTTTACACTGCAATGCAGTGCTGGGGGAGAACTGCAACCTCGGTCATGATGTCACCATTGGGGTCGGCGGTCGGGGGGACAAGCGGGGCACACCGGTCTTGGGCGATCGCGTCTATGTGGGGCCGGGCGCGAAGATTTTTGGGGCGATCCGGATCGGCAATGACGTAGCCATCGGAGCCAACGCCGTCGTGACCAAGGACATCCCTGACAATGCGGTCGCCGTGGGCATTCCGGCCAAGGTGATCAGCTACCAGGGATCGCGGGACTTTGTGGTGTACCGGGGCCACGAGCTGGACCTGCTAGCCGACGAACTGATCCAGGAGCAGACCCTTGAAAATTAGCATTGGCATTTTGGCCTACAACGAGGCCGACACCATCGCCCCGACGCTGCGATCGCTCTTTTCCCAAAGCCTGCTCACCGATCCGAGCCACCCCTGGCAAGTGGAGGTGGTGGTGGTGCCCAACGGCTGCCGAGACGCCACGGCGACGGTCTCCGAGGGGCTGCTAGCTCAGCTCACCACCAGCTTGGGCCATGGCCGCGTCACGGCGCGGGTGTGCGAGGTGACGCGCCCCGGCAAATCCAACGCCTGGAATTTGTTTGTTCACGAGTTCTCGGACCCGGCGGCCCAGTACCTGCTGCTGATGGATGCCGATATTCTCTTCATCGAGCCGGAGACCCTGGAGAACGTGATCGGCACTCTGGAGACGACCCCCGAGGCCTGGGTCTCGACGGATCGGCCGGTCAAAGATGTCTTTTTCAAGGCCCAGAAAACCTGGAGCGATCGCCTGTCTATGGCGGCGTCTCGCGTCTCTGGCGGCAATGCTTCTTGGATTTGTGGCCAGCTCTACGGCGGGCGGGCGGAGGTACTGCGCCGGATCTGGATGCCCCTGGACATCCGGGTGGAGGATGGCTTTTTGTGGATGATGGTCGTCACCGACGGCCTGCGATCGCCCACCGACCTCCGCCGGGTGCGCCGCGCCGATCGCGCCTCTCACCAGTTTGAGGCCTACACCGGCCTAGAGGGCCTCTTCAAGCACGAGCGCTGGCAGATCGTCGGCAACACGATTAATTCCCTGATCTATGAAGAGATTCAGCGGGCCGTCGGCCAGGATCAGCCTGCCGGGGCCTACGTCGCCCAGCGCAACCGCGACAATCCCCGCTGGGTGGCCGAGCTGACCCAGGCCGCCGTAGAAAGTCGGCGGTGGCGGGTGATTCCGCGATCGCTGGTATTTCGGCGCTTCCGCAGCCTGCAAAACCGATCGCTGCCCCTGGCGATCGCCCTGTTTCCGGTGGTTTTGGCGGCTTTTCTGCTGGATTTGGTGATTGTCTTCCAGGCCCTGGGGGAACTCTCTCGGGAAGGCGATCGCCAGTTTCGGCCTTCTTCCCAGCTGTCCTAGTTCTGGCGAAGGCAGCATCGATCTATTAAGCGGCAAGGATTCTCCAAACTATGGCCAGAGCAGTCAAGGCAGCCCCCCGAGCCTCTGTCTCCCTCAAAGACAACCTGAGAGAAAAACTTTTTTGGGTTAAGGTATACGCCCTGCGAAGCGCCCGCTGGCTCGCCAGTCTGGTCTGGCGCAAGGCTCTCGATCGCTCGGCTTCTATGGCGCTGCTGCAGCCCGACACGGTCTATCAGGTCCAGCCGACCCCGGTGGACACGGTGCCGTTTTGGTCCGAGGACCGGCAGGTTTCGCTGACCCTAGAAGACTTGCAAAACCCCGAGCACCTCGGGGAAGAGGATATTTATTTTGAGCCGGACTCGGTGTGGCGCTTGACCACGGGCGATCGCCACCGCAGCTTGGCGCTCACGCGCTCCGGCATCGCCCTGATCAACCAGCGCTTGCTGCTGGATCTGGACTTCGGCAACGTGGCCGGCTTCAAGGAATCGCCCTTCAAACGCCAGATCGTCGAGTACCCCCTGGTGGTCGCGCCCTGGACCCACCTGACGTCCTTTGCCTACTACGGTTTCGTGGCGCTGGTGCTAGGCAAGCTGTGCCGGATCGAGAAGGCCCTGGGGCCGGAGATTTGGCAGCAGGCCAAGGTTTGCTATCCGCTGTTCAACACGGCCTACGAGCGGGAATACCTGGCCAAGCTGGGGATTCCGGCGGAGGCGATCGTGGACACCCGCCAACAGGGCGTGCAGATCCGGGCGCGTCAGCTAATTCTGGCCAACAGCCAGACCAAGGTGAATCGCGTCAGCCCCGAGGACGTGGCCCTGGTGCGATCGCGCTTTTGCCTGCCGGGGGTCCAGCAGGGAACGCGGCGGCTCTTTTTTCCGCGACGGGGAAAGCGCGTGATCACCAACCAGGACGCCGTCTGGGAGGTGCTGGAGTCCTTCGGGTTTGAGGTGGTGGACGATCGGCGGCGCACCGTGGATGAGCAGATTCGCCTGTTTCAGGAGGCGGCCTTTGTCGTGGCTCCCCACGGCGCTGGTCTGACCAACCTGATGTGGTGCCAGCCGGGAACGAAGGTGCTGGAGCTTTTCTACGGCGGCTACAAAAAGGCGGGCTACTACTACCTGTGCAAGCTGCTGGATTTGGACTACGGCTGCGTGCTCGATCGCTCCAATGCCTCCGAGCATTTCGTCTACCAGTACCACGACATGACCATTGACCCTGGGGAGCTGCGCCACGAGCTTCAGCGGCTGCTGGCAAGCTGATGGCTAGATCAAAAGCGCTTTGGGGCGCGATCGCTGCTTTGGGGCTGGCGGGGTGCGGAACCTGGCAGGTTTGGGCTGAAAGTCGCCCACCAGAAGCCTCCCAGGCGTCTTCGCCCGTCAGCCGCGATCTCGTGCAGGCCCCCTACGAATGGCGCAACGTGGCCATTGGCGGCATGGGCTTTGTGACGGGCATTGTGATCCATCCCCAGGATCCAGAGGTGGTGTACGCCCGCACCGACGTGGGCGGCCTGTTTCGCTGGGAGGAGGGGGAGCAGCGCTGGGTCGCCCTGATGGACGGCCTGCCGCGATCGCAGCGATCGCGCTATGGCATCGAGAGCGTGGCCCTCGACCCCACCGATCCCCAGACGGTTTACGTGGCGGCGGGCATGTACCTGCGCCAGGACACCAGCGATATTTTGCGGTCCCGCGACGGCGGCCGCACCTGGGAGGCTGCTGGCCTGCGATCGCCCACAGGAAAGCCTGTCCGCATGGGCGGCAACGAAGAGTGGCGCTGGGCCGGAGAGCGGCTGGCCGTCGATCCCCAAAATTCCCAAAAGATCTACTTCGGCTCGCGCCTCGATGGCCTCTACCGCAGCACCAACGGCGGCGACTCCTGGCAGGCCCTAACCGGTTTTCCGGCCCTGGACGAAAAAGCGCAAATCGCCTTTGTGGAGGTGGGACCCGAGGTTCTCTACGTGGGGGTGATCAACCAAGGGATCTACGCCAGTCGCGACGACGGCCAGACTTGGCAGCGCCTCGCTGGCGGTCCTCCCGAGCCCCAGCGCCCCCAGCAAAGCGCGATCGCCCCTGATGGGACGCTCTACGTGACGTTCTTTCAGCGCAAGGATCGGGGGGGCGGCGTGTGGCGCTATCGCCAGGACCGCTGGCAGGACATCACGCCCAAAGCCAACAAGGACTACGGGGCGATCGCCCTCGACCCCACCAATCCCCAAACCCTGCTGGTGTCCCAGTTTCCCCTCAGCCCCAAGGCCCTCCACCGCTCCCAGGACGGCGGCGACTCCTGGCAGCCCGTCGCGCTCCAGGCCGAGCGGGTCGCTTGGTGGCCTGACTGGCACCTGTACACCCTGATGGGCGGGCTCGCCATTGATCCCCAGCGGCCCCAGCGCGTGTGGCTGACCAATGGCTTTGGGGTTTTGCGGACCGAGGATATTACTCAGCCTCGCCGGGCCTGGCAGCCGATCATGCAGGGCCTTGAGGAGCTAGTCACCTTCGTGATCAAGAGCCCGCCGGTCCCCGGCGGCGCTGATCTGCTGAGCGGGGTCGCGGACATGGACGGCTTTCGCCACCTATCCCGCGATCGCCAGCCCACCCACACCTACGATCGCGGCACGTTTGGCGATACGACGGGGCTGGACTTTTCGGAAGCCGATCCCCGGATCGTGGCCCGCGTCGGCAGCTTCCCAGGCCCCGGCGGCCGCGAAGACAGCCAGTCTCGCGGCGCCTACTCCTCGGACAATGGCCGCACCTGGACGCCCTTCGAGCAGCCGCCCCCCGGCGCGGTCAATGGCAAAATCGCCCTTTCGGCGACGCTCCAGGCCAACGGCAAGCCGGTGATGGTCTGGGCGCCCCAGGACGACGTGTATCCCCACCGATCCCTCGACGGCGGCCGCACCTGGCAGCCGGTGAAGGGCGCTCCCAACCGCACCACCCTCCAGCTCTGGTTTCCCAGTCAGGCGATCGCCTCGGACCGGGTAGACGGCCAGGTGTTTTACCTCTATCACTACGGCCAGGGCGGCACCATGTACCGCAGCGACGACAGCGGCGCGACCTGGCGACCCGTGGCCAAGGGTTTGCCCGATTCGCACAAGCACCATTTGCAGGCCCGACCCGGCCAGCGGGGCGATCTGTGGCTGAGCTTCGAGGGGGAGGCGCTGTACCGCTCCACCGACGCTGGTGAGACCTTCGAGAAAGTGGCCCAGATCGCCGAGGCCGATAAGTTCGCCTTTGGCGGACCTGCCCCCGGACGCACCAACCCGACGATCTTTGTCTACGGCATCATCAACGGCCAGGAGGGCCTGTTTCGCTCCGACGACGCGACCAGTCTGCCGGGTCCCGCCACCGGGGCGACCTGGCGGCGCATTTCCACCACCGAGCAGACCCTGAGCAAGGTGAAATTTTTGGAGGGCGATCGCCGGGTGTTTGGCCGGGTCTACGTGGGGACGGGGGGACGGGGGATTTTTTATGGCGAGCCTAGGGCAAGGCAGGCACCTCGTCCGTGACCGGCTCATCGTAGAGCTTGAGCAGGGGCGGCGGGGGCGCTGGGGTCAGGGGCACCACGTAGCGGGTGTACACCAGATGATCGAGCTGCCAGGGAGTCTGCCAGTAGACGTCTTGGCAAACGGCTTTTTCGCCCTCGGCGGGCCAGCGGACGGTGACGATGCTGATGTTGTTGAGGCCGACGACTTCTCGGCCCTCCTGGAACCAGCGGTTGCGCCAGGGCCAGGTGAGCCACTGGCGCAAGCGAGAGGGCTTTTGGGTGAGGGGCCAGCGCATCCAGGGGACGTCTTGGGCCGGGGGGCGGGGAATCCACTCGAACTGGTACTGCCAGTCGGGGAGAGAGTCGGGGTCCTGAATGGCGATCGCCCAGGCCAGGGTTTCATTGCCCCGAAAGCGATGGATCTGGCGCAGGATCGGCCCTTCTGCGGGCAGGTCGGCCTTGAGATAGCGCACGCCCTCGGGGGAAATTTGCACCTCGACCAGACGGGGGGGCCGGTGCCAGCCCGCCCACTGCTGGGGCACTTCGGGGACGAGCGCCTTTAGCTTGGTGTGGACCAGGCGCGTTTTGGTCTCGGCGTTTTTGTAGGCGCTGGCCGTGAGCTGGGCAAGGACGCAGGCGCGGGGAGAGTGGCGGTTTTCGTAGGACCAGTAGTGGAGGAGCACGGCGCTGCTGTAGTGGATGTCGCCGGTGAGGATCACGACGCGATCGCGCTGGCGAAAGAGCTCCGTTAGCAGCCGGCTAAAGGCCGCCGCGTTCAGGTTCCAGGAGTCCCCAGCGTCGGTGCTGAAGCCCCGGCCCTGGTCGAGGGCAAATAGCTGGATTTGGTCAATTAGCTCCAGGCTGATCAAATTGGTAGGCAGCACCACCAGGGTCAGCGCGATCGCGGGGGGTGTCTGGGCGAGGGGGTCCTGGAGCTGCTGCCCAAAGGCCGTGGGGCTGAGCAGGCGCGGCGGGCTGAAGCCGTCGCC
This genomic stretch from Geitlerinema sp. PCC 7407 harbors:
- a CDS encoding polysaccharide biosynthesis/export family protein, with product MSQKVFCGAIAGVALMSSVLVAPAGRSQSSLPPLAPDPTTGPMPSPSPAPRLEPSPRPSEGRSPAEVTPFPSEPLPRRLSAPAASPSPIPDTSAVNQLTGLSSGYLLGPGDQVDLNVYEYPEFTGPRVVLPDGTIALPLVGSVMAANRTPDELAQDLTQKLSAWLVNPVVSIGLTRLRPVRINVSGEVQRPGPVQLRSPTDFENSTVISELPTVGLALLQAGGVTREADLRSITVQRILPGGRVSAVNVNLWEALISEEAPSNLILQDGDSVYVPTLAEGDPLDRRLIARSSIAPERVRVRVVGEVKQPGEVLVPPNSSISGAIAIAGGPTDKGSLKHVRFVRMEDNGRISEQELDLRQLNDTYQIQDGDVVYVAKKDGFRALDVVGPLVSPLNFLLNLLRGS
- a CDS encoding polysaccharide biosynthesis tyrosine autokinase — protein: MEFQHYPEEIDFQKYWLILKRHWLPATGAFLLAVCGAAAMAFTAEPIYEAQGKLLLKKKNTTSALVTDASAKVGELDTLSDKDTPLDTEAEVIRSTPIAEEVITSMGLRSSSGKPMKPESFLRGLEVKTIRGTDVLLITYTSDDPQEAANVVNVLMEIYIKENIRANRAEATAARKFITELLPKTEASLRQAEAQLRDFKERNGVISLNEEARTAVESIATLSTMIAQSEAMLQDATARSGQLQRSLGMDARQAIAMNAVGESPAVQQALSELQQIEDELAVARTRYQEQHPTIAGLRRKQAALQSLVQERVGQVLNGTPASDINPSYQSGELHRTLTNNLVETENQRRGLREQVTALRESQVQYQQRANVLPQLEQRQRDLERQLATYQSTYDILSRNLQQVQIIENQNVGNARIVSSASFPSKPVGPNKKVVLMGGMVVGGMLYLIVAFVFELIDPTVKTAKEIRNLYQYTLLGMIPRSKKKRWWFGSGSNTSVPKVVVQEAPHSIISENYRMLQANLRFLSPDRELKVIVVTSPVPQEGKSTVSANLAAAMAQLGRRVLLVDADMRHPMQHHVWHLTNLAGLSNVIMKQTDLSEAVNPVMDNLDVLTCGAIPPNPLALLDSQRMQSLVQEFGQQYDFVIIDTPPMVLMADALSLAKMTDGILLVSRPGVIDTVTARAAKELLNQSGQPVLGLVINGVMLDNEPDNYLHHAQFYSGYDESAATPTSTMVPR
- a CDS encoding oligosaccharide flippase family protein; its protein translation is MSLRSQVMRGGVYLALRQGLGMVISLGGVLLLTRTIGPDQYGIYTAVYSLFWYLQTISQLGISVYLVRREGQEEQKFIYDQGFTLLLLMALSAVAIAFVGLPWIGQWVRLESFQPVARTMLFTLPLVLVGQVGMAQLERKLDYRRVALIELANQLMFYLVGLGCAFQGMGVWAPVAGWWAQQAQSVILLLWAARYRPQFHWDPKLIREMLGYSVGFSASYWIWQARVLVNPLIVGRYAGADAVGYIALAIRMVEVLGFVKGVTWRISIAALARLQDDTERLRKAVNEGMGLQILAIGPLLVVLAIALPYLLPVMFGPEWLPVLSVFPFIALSSLSNSLFNMHSSVLYVLKHNWHVSLFHLANIVLFGGAAAVLVPRLGLVGYGWAEMVTLLSYCVIHYSLSKAVGSPDYRLAGVWWAGLSLGLFVYQLGWWTLIAVGAIALLPQTHRQIKAYIHSLRSSKA
- a CDS encoding O-antigen ligase is translated as MLAYFEKRFAIFGLIFLSDVIGVYSLFVDPDPAADSGGAYNPLYPVLSLIQYSVYGITFFLLVARPHGSVRTVLRDPLVWCLTLLAPLSFLWSDVGTDSLRKGVTLFQTSTFGLYLATRFTPREQIRLLTWALGLIALFSLLFTLAKPGSAIEAGANAGSWRGPFVQKNIFARVEVLSAAVFLVEIMLAQHPSRWIWGGFWLSLLLVFLTGSKTALLVFIALLILVPLYRALRWNTTIVIPIIITVLLIMGSLTTVVVGNWEGLLLGLGKDPTLSGRTHLWEIALEKIANRPWLGYGYMGFWQSRGEAFDIWKAVGYRPPHAHNGYINMALDFGYVGFGLFAMSIIVNFRRGIEWVRSGTTATEIWPILYVTFFFLYNYSESTIVQHNSLFWALYVAAGLTMRRVSRHRMAEAPPPPVVRRSPVSQESQFNPEA
- a CDS encoding glycosyltransferase → MTPPLVSILINNYNYGNFLAEAIESALAQTYPHTEVIVVDDGSTDNSHEVLAEYRDRIQAILKPNGGQASAFNAGFEASRGDLVCFLDADDLFQPTKAAAIAQIFTDHPEAEWCFHPLSFQGANLASATATAKTGLAGVYDLREPMSRGKLRGYLPIPGTATSGMALRRSLLARILPMPEEINITSDDYIKYIALGITPGYVSLDELAIQRIHGNNAYTFRADKRPLRARIHILTAFWIKTHFPELTTFANGLFASGLSMAWGRKDLDPGVTPIIDKYLDAASLSEEAKIYLRALYYRLKR